Proteins from a single region of Sneathiella aquimaris:
- a CDS encoding intermembrane phospholipid transport protein YdbH family protein, with amino-acid sequence MIIVGSVLVVLLAFFLARVPIAELTATTYLKSNGFPVVQIEIEDVGFNEIRLSSVEFGPDLSVKEVAAGYSIPALLDGKVEWISLNGIYADISELAGGSFAAIRRLVGQSASDTVEVETERLFPLVNLTNATIVQRVDGRQFEAIVNGLVTSDNRFAGQIRAMGAIETQIGPVLLEKLSINVRGDLASLTGQAVIESGVIRHEAPVPKWSAVQLSGQATSTGGALNFYVTTGLGDTASLFRLQGTHNVQTGDGKAVFDIQDIAFDKEGLQPSDLSSLAKDIPPLNAIVSSQTQLDWSSRTITAMSDFQFKNIEVIGPGYSFQSKSLALSARSHLDLQSYEHTVAMTGLNQIGNIVYNADRFSFQGMDLRVQGGGAGKQLALEQLRVTVSHQSKTPYFAPLILSMTGQRDEDIFSMKGEMQDRQETLSLPFDAQYDFSNNTAQLTGRFRHKAFAPGHLQPGDFSAYLADIPGRISGNVDLDFTLNWSAEAGPRFSLLTAQLQKLGYLDRHINLSPVSAKVEAKNISVAQPFQVAVTNLQGFLNASGERLGFRGATLKAEVTKGWEAIKLSLGKLVLFPLKGARLKQETVFTGGATIIGETAEVNIEASNDFLGPFLAFEGQHNLSAGTGVGQVILKPLRFEEEGIQPSDFVSGIDKSLKVNGTVSAKSALKWSQSGVNSKAEFEIGNLNIAQEAVSVIGLNGTVKVDELFPFTIRQTQQIVAREIVSAVTIINPRLKFRVLVEGERPILYLDEMNVGLVGGTAVIENEKIDIGAVQNKVMVSLANLDLEQVMALGDVEDFTASGTLNGKVPLLFDGDRVLIDVGYLEAAGPGLLQLKSEKARSALRGGGEQTKLLFDILENFRYSELSIKIRKQESGTDTVTLHTKGANPDVENNRAVVLNINLETNLDKILNTVLDGYRLSEKALRATVGRKRK; translated from the coding sequence AATTCGGCTTTCAAGCGTTGAGTTCGGGCCGGACTTGAGTGTCAAAGAGGTGGCGGCAGGATATTCTATTCCAGCTTTGCTGGATGGGAAAGTAGAATGGATCTCACTGAACGGAATCTATGCGGATATTTCTGAACTTGCCGGGGGCAGTTTTGCGGCAATCAGGCGGCTTGTCGGACAATCAGCATCAGACACAGTAGAGGTTGAAACAGAACGTCTCTTTCCGCTTGTTAATCTGACAAATGCAACCATTGTTCAGCGGGTTGACGGGCGTCAGTTTGAGGCGATCGTGAATGGGCTGGTGACCAGTGATAACAGATTTGCCGGGCAAATTCGTGCGATGGGGGCGATTGAGACGCAGATCGGTCCTGTGCTCCTTGAAAAACTGTCGATTAATGTGCGGGGCGATCTGGCATCGTTGACGGGGCAAGCGGTTATTGAGAGCGGCGTTATCCGGCATGAGGCTCCTGTCCCCAAATGGTCTGCCGTTCAGTTGTCGGGACAGGCAACATCAACTGGGGGCGCACTGAATTTTTATGTCACGACAGGGCTTGGAGACACGGCCTCTCTTTTTCGGTTACAAGGGACGCATAACGTGCAGACCGGGGACGGGAAAGCGGTTTTTGATATTCAGGATATTGCCTTTGACAAGGAAGGGTTGCAGCCTTCTGACCTTTCGTCTTTGGCAAAGGATATACCTCCGCTTAATGCCATCGTGTCAAGTCAGACACAGCTCGATTGGTCATCCAGAACCATCACAGCCATGTCTGATTTTCAGTTTAAAAACATCGAAGTGATCGGACCTGGATATTCATTCCAGTCAAAGTCCCTTGCCCTGTCAGCGCGCAGTCATCTGGATTTGCAAAGTTATGAGCATACGGTGGCCATGACCGGCCTGAATCAGATCGGAAACATTGTTTATAACGCAGATCGCTTTTCCTTTCAGGGAATGGACCTTCGTGTTCAGGGGGGGGGCGCCGGAAAGCAGCTGGCACTGGAACAATTGAGGGTGACCGTCAGCCACCAATCAAAAACGCCTTATTTCGCACCGCTTATTCTTTCGATGACGGGCCAGCGCGACGAGGACATTTTCTCGATGAAGGGAGAGATGCAGGATCGTCAAGAGACATTATCGCTTCCTTTTGATGCGCAGTATGATTTTTCAAATAATACAGCACAACTGACGGGGCGTTTTCGTCATAAGGCATTCGCGCCTGGCCATTTGCAGCCGGGAGACTTTTCAGCCTATCTTGCTGACATTCCTGGCAGAATAAGTGGGAATGTGGATTTGGATTTCACTCTGAACTGGAGTGCGGAAGCGGGCCCGCGTTTTAGTCTTCTCACTGCCCAACTGCAGAAGCTGGGATATCTGGACCGGCATATTAATCTCTCTCCTGTTTCAGCAAAAGTTGAGGCAAAGAATATTTCGGTGGCGCAGCCCTTTCAAGTGGCGGTTACAAATCTGCAAGGTTTTTTAAATGCGTCTGGTGAGCGACTGGGATTTCGTGGCGCCACGCTGAAAGCAGAGGTCACCAAGGGATGGGAGGCCATAAAGCTGAGCCTCGGCAAGCTGGTTTTATTTCCGTTAAAAGGAGCCCGATTAAAACAGGAAACCGTATTCACCGGCGGTGCAACCATAATCGGGGAAACCGCCGAGGTTAATATAGAGGCGAGTAACGACTTTCTGGGACCGTTTCTGGCTTTCGAAGGGCAGCACAATCTTTCTGCAGGAACGGGAGTGGGACAGGTTATTCTGAAGCCGCTTCGCTTTGAAGAAGAAGGGATACAACCTTCTGATTTCGTGTCCGGAATTGATAAATCCCTAAAGGTGAACGGTACTGTTAGTGCGAAAAGCGCCTTAAAATGGTCTCAATCTGGCGTAAACTCAAAAGCAGAATTCGAAATTGGTAACCTGAATATTGCTCAGGAGGCGGTGTCGGTGATCGGATTAAACGGGACCGTCAAAGTGGACGAGTTGTTTCCGTTCACCATTCGCCAAACACAACAGATTGTTGCTCGGGAAATCGTCTCTGCGGTCACAATCATTAATCCACGTCTGAAGTTTCGGGTGTTGGTAGAAGGGGAGCGCCCAATTCTTTATCTTGATGAGATGAATGTGGGACTGGTGGGCGGTACGGCGGTCATTGAAAATGAGAAGATTGATATTGGCGCGGTTCAGAACAAGGTCATGGTTAGTCTTGCAAATCTTGATCTGGAACAGGTGATGGCCCTTGGTGACGTTGAAGATTTTACCGCTTCGGGCACGTTAAATGGCAAAGTTCCGTTATTGTTTGACGGAGATCGCGTGTTGATTGACGTTGGTTATCTGGAGGCAGCGGGACCGGGACTCCTGCAATTGAAATCCGAAAAAGCCCGAAGTGCCCTGAGAGGAGGGGGAGAGCAGACCAAGCTGTTATTCGATATTCTGGAGAATTTCCGATATTCCGAGTTGAGTATAAAAATTCGAAAGCAGGAAAGCGGCACGGATACAGTAACCCTGCATACGAAAGGGGCCAACCCTGATGTTGAAAATAATCGAGCCGTTGTTTTGAATATTAACCTGGAGACGAATTTGGACAAAATTCTAAATACCGTATTGGACGGCTATCGCTTGTCGGAAAAAGCACTCCGTGCTACCGTCGGCAGGAAACGGAAATGA
- a CDS encoding YdbL family protein: MRETNTKITRRKFATSVLSVSVLLAGLAIFPSSNAHADDLDTLRASGAVGEAYDGYARARKDSAAGFVSEVNSKRRSIYVARAKSQGVSAEQVGRVYANQIAGSAPAGTWFLAEDGSWSQK, from the coding sequence ATGCGTGAGACGAACACTAAAATCACCCGCAGAAAATTTGCAACCTCTGTTCTGAGTGTCAGTGTCCTCCTTGCAGGGTTGGCAATATTCCCTTCTTCTAACGCCCATGCAGATGATCTGGATACTCTTCGTGCCTCGGGCGCAGTGGGAGAGGCGTATGACGGATACGCGCGCGCCCGCAAAGACAGTGCCGCCGGGTTTGTGTCTGAGGTGAATAGCAAACGCCGTTCTATTTATGTTGCCCGTGCTAAAAGTCAGGGCGTTAGTGCTGAGCAGGTGGGCCGGGTATATGCCAATCAAATTGCCGGAAGTGCGCCTGCCGGAACGTGGTTTCTTGCTGAAGACGGAAGCTGGAGCCAAAAATAA
- a CDS encoding ABC transporter ATP-binding protein: MSNSEPTLEVKNLQTQFFTKAGIVDAVNDVSFSVDRGEVLGLVGESGSGKSVTGFSILGLVDAPGKVTGGQILFKGDDLTQYSEDQYRKIRGSKISMVFQDPMMTLNPVLRIDTQMIEAIRAHENISKKEAFSRARDALGQVGIPSPEERLKSYPHQFSGGMRQRVAFAIALLNKPDLIIADEPTTALDVTIQAQILFETQKLCRETGTALVWITHDLTVVAGLADKVCVMYAGKVVETGPVDAVLDNPRHPYSEGLIGSVPSRNKRGQALNQIPGMTPSLLNLPAGCAFSQRCKYVQDECNIAPEISILEDGRKVRCHRAKEISGV; the protein is encoded by the coding sequence ATGAGTAATTCTGAACCAACACTTGAAGTCAAAAACCTGCAAACGCAGTTTTTTACCAAGGCCGGCATTGTTGACGCTGTTAATGATGTCAGTTTTTCAGTAGATCGCGGGGAAGTCCTCGGGCTCGTCGGCGAGTCCGGTTCTGGTAAATCCGTGACGGGCTTTTCAATATTGGGGCTTGTTGATGCGCCCGGCAAAGTGACCGGCGGACAAATCCTTTTTAAAGGAGACGACCTGACCCAGTATTCCGAAGATCAGTATCGGAAAATCAGGGGATCAAAAATTTCAATGGTCTTTCAGGACCCAATGATGACCCTCAATCCGGTATTGCGGATTGATACCCAGATGATTGAGGCCATTCGCGCCCATGAAAACATCTCAAAGAAAGAGGCTTTCAGCCGCGCAAGAGATGCCTTGGGTCAGGTTGGCATTCCTTCACCTGAAGAACGCCTCAAATCCTATCCCCATCAGTTTTCAGGGGGCATGCGTCAACGGGTGGCCTTCGCAATTGCCCTTCTGAACAAACCTGATTTGATTATCGCCGACGAGCCAACGACGGCTCTTGACGTTACCATTCAGGCCCAGATCCTGTTTGAAACACAGAAACTCTGCCGGGAAACCGGCACAGCCCTTGTCTGGATCACCCATGATCTGACAGTTGTTGCAGGTCTTGCCGACAAAGTATGTGTCATGTATGCCGGTAAAGTTGTCGAAACGGGTCCGGTGGATGCGGTTTTGGACAACCCCAGACACCCCTATAGTGAAGGGCTGATCGGATCCGTTCCAAGCCGTAACAAGCGCGGTCAGGCGCTTAATCAAATTCCGGGCATGACCCCCTCTTTGTTAAACCTGCCCGCAGGATGTGCGTTCAGCCAACGCTGCAAATACGTGCAGGATGAATGCAATATAGCGCCGGAAATCAGTATCTTGGAAGATGGCCGTAAAGTAAGATGTCATCGTGCAAAGGAGATCTCCGGTGTCTGA
- a CDS encoding ABC transporter permease gives MSATLTKEKGVNPWRQFISEFAEKKLAVVGFIVFVSLIFAAVFAPWITPQDPYDLTQIDFMDGRLAPGSEGATMTYWLGTDDQGRDLLSGIFYGLRTSLAVGALSTLIALIFGGALGLIAAYFGGRVDTLIMRIADLQLSFPGILIALILVSALGQGIDKIIIALVAVQWAYYARTIRGTALVERRKEYIEAATCLAIDHRRIVFKHLMPNCTPPLIVVGTVQVAHAIALEATLSFLGIGVPITEPSLGLLIKNGFDYMLSGDYWVSFYPGLALLITIVSINLVGDQLRDVLNPRLKK, from the coding sequence ATGTCAGCGACCCTCACAAAAGAAAAAGGCGTAAATCCATGGCGTCAGTTTATCTCTGAGTTTGCAGAAAAAAAACTGGCCGTCGTTGGCTTCATTGTTTTTGTCAGCCTTATTTTTGCGGCTGTCTTTGCCCCTTGGATCACCCCGCAAGATCCGTATGATCTGACCCAGATTGATTTCATGGACGGCCGTTTGGCCCCCGGTTCAGAAGGCGCTACCATGACCTATTGGTTGGGAACCGATGATCAGGGTCGCGATTTGTTATCCGGCATATTTTATGGCTTGCGGACGAGTTTGGCCGTAGGGGCCCTGTCGACGTTGATTGCGTTAATTTTTGGCGGTGCCCTTGGACTGATTGCCGCTTATTTTGGTGGACGCGTGGATACGCTGATCATGCGTATTGCCGATTTGCAGCTGAGTTTCCCGGGGATCTTGATCGCACTGATCCTTGTGTCTGCCCTTGGGCAGGGGATTGATAAAATCATCATTGCACTGGTCGCGGTTCAGTGGGCTTACTACGCCCGAACAATCAGGGGAACCGCCCTTGTAGAGCGCCGAAAAGAATATATCGAAGCCGCAACCTGTCTGGCGATCGACCACAGACGTATTGTGTTCAAACATCTTATGCCAAACTGCACACCGCCGCTTATTGTCGTCGGGACAGTTCAGGTGGCGCATGCCATTGCATTGGAAGCGACACTCTCTTTCCTTGGGATCGGTGTTCCGATTACCGAGCCGTCACTCGGTCTTTTGATCAAGAACGGTTTTGACTACATGCTAAGCGGTGACTACTGGGTGAGTTTTTACCCCGGTCTTGCGCTTCTCATCACAATTGTCAGCATCAATCTTGTCGGCGATCAGCTGAGAGATGTCCTAAATCCGAGGCTGAAAAAATGA
- a CDS encoding ABC transporter ATP-binding protein: MSDKATETPILEIRNISKKFVKPLDFAEKIAQKLGSDIKEEVVHAVDDVSISIKKGEVVSLVGESGCGKSTLGRMVAGILPQTAGNIYFEGKKVDDLSGAAAKEVALKIQMIFQDPFASLNPRLKVREILGEAPQIHGLVKKRDIEEYLDDVMMRCGLDPDYKDRYPHQFSGGQRQRIGIARALAVQPEFIVCDEAVAALDVSIQAQVLNLFMDLRKQLDLTYLFISHDLGVVEHISDRIVIMYLGRVVESATTEELFENPNHPYTQALLREIPRLNTRHSDFTPIEGEIPSPLDPPSGCHFHPRCPFAKPICKTEIPTLKSLNVDHQSACHLNEN; this comes from the coding sequence GTGTCTGATAAAGCTACGGAAACACCCATTCTGGAAATTAGAAACATTTCCAAGAAATTCGTTAAACCGCTCGACTTTGCAGAAAAAATTGCTCAGAAACTGGGCTCGGATATTAAAGAAGAAGTCGTTCATGCCGTTGATGATGTGTCCATCAGCATCAAAAAGGGCGAAGTTGTCAGTTTGGTCGGCGAGTCTGGCTGCGGCAAGTCAACGCTTGGTCGCATGGTTGCTGGCATTCTTCCCCAAACCGCAGGCAATATCTATTTTGAAGGCAAAAAAGTTGACGATCTAAGCGGCGCAGCGGCCAAGGAAGTGGCCCTGAAAATCCAGATGATTTTTCAGGATCCCTTTGCCTCCCTTAACCCGCGATTGAAAGTCCGCGAAATTTTGGGGGAAGCGCCCCAAATCCATGGGCTTGTCAAAAAACGAGACATTGAAGAATATCTTGATGATGTGATGATGCGCTGCGGTTTGGACCCGGACTATAAAGACCGGTATCCGCATCAGTTCTCAGGGGGTCAGCGCCAACGGATTGGGATTGCACGTGCGCTCGCGGTCCAACCTGAATTCATAGTTTGCGATGAAGCCGTTGCTGCATTGGATGTTTCAATTCAGGCACAGGTTCTCAACCTGTTCATGGATCTGCGGAAACAACTGGATTTGACCTATCTGTTTATCTCCCACGATCTGGGTGTGGTTGAACATATTTCAGATCGCATTGTCATCATGTATCTGGGGCGTGTGGTTGAATCCGCGACCACAGAAGAATTGTTTGAGAACCCTAATCATCCGTATACTCAAGCGCTCCTGCGTGAAATTCCGAGGCTGAATACCCGGCATTCCGATTTCACCCCGATCGAAGGTGAGATCCCCTCTCCGCTGGACCCACCAAGTGGGTGCCACTTCCATCCTCGCTGCCCGTTTGCAAAACCCATTTGCAAAACGGAAATCCCCACCCTTAAATCCCTCAATGTGGACCACCAGTCCGCCTGTCATTTAAACGAGAATTAA
- a CDS encoding DUF427 domain-containing protein, with protein MQSAPGFIKNPAHEIVISPSTKKWRVFFENQRIAATEKALELHESGCATRYYVPLSDCTQSFFVPSDHTTYCPFKGHARYWSLLVGGRKIKNAVWGYDDPFRECADLKGYVSFYTELEGLDLRAD; from the coding sequence ATGCAATCGGCCCCTGGTTTCATAAAAAATCCAGCGCATGAGATTGTGATCAGTCCTTCAACAAAGAAGTGGCGTGTTTTCTTTGAAAATCAAAGGATTGCTGCGACAGAAAAAGCCCTTGAATTGCATGAAAGTGGTTGCGCGACACGATATTATGTCCCACTGAGTGATTGTACTCAGTCCTTTTTTGTTCCCTCAGATCATACAACTTACTGCCCGTTCAAAGGGCACGCGCGTTATTGGTCTCTTTTGGTTGGAGGCAGGAAAATAAAGAACGCTGTCTGGGGTTATGATGATCCTTTTAGGGAATGTGCGGATTTAAAAGGATATGTCAGTTTTTATACAGAACTGGAAGGGCTTGACCTTCGAGCGGACTGA
- a CDS encoding N-formylglutamate amidohydrolase → MQDINKPGVLFLNAPKNTSVPLVLDSPHSGTTYPEDFNHASDFMVLRRAEDTYVHELYANAPSAGAVLMGAHFPRSYIDVNRGLNEIDTSIIDGSWTGPVTPSEKAEAGIGLIWRVNQLNDAIYDRKLSVSEVQNRIDHYWQAYHDTLKGALDQSVQQHGKVYHINCHSMPEISNESSKEGPGVQRPEFCLGDRLGTTCDAAFVDVTKTTLETLGYQVAVNEPYAGVELVKAYSDPSENRNSLQIEIRRDLYMDEKTLEKSDNFEKLKKDLDILVQKLAEFSLTA, encoded by the coding sequence GTGCAAGATATCAACAAACCGGGCGTGCTTTTTTTAAACGCGCCGAAAAACACATCTGTTCCCCTTGTTTTGGACAGCCCTCATAGTGGGACTACCTATCCTGAGGATTTTAATCACGCCTCTGATTTCATGGTCCTGCGCCGGGCAGAAGATACCTATGTCCACGAACTCTATGCCAATGCCCCTAGTGCAGGCGCTGTTTTGATGGGGGCTCATTTTCCCAGAAGCTACATTGACGTTAATCGTGGTTTGAACGAGATCGACACCTCGATTATTGATGGTAGCTGGACCGGTCCTGTTACACCGAGTGAAAAAGCAGAGGCTGGGATTGGATTAATCTGGCGTGTTAATCAGCTTAATGACGCGATCTACGATCGAAAGCTTAGCGTTTCTGAAGTCCAGAACCGGATTGACCATTACTGGCAGGCCTATCATGACACCCTGAAAGGGGCCCTCGACCAAAGCGTTCAGCAGCATGGCAAAGTTTACCATATCAATTGCCATTCCATGCCTGAGATAAGCAACGAGTCCTCTAAAGAGGGTCCCGGCGTTCAACGTCCCGAATTTTGCTTGGGAGATCGCCTTGGGACAACCTGTGATGCCGCTTTTGTAGATGTGACCAAAACAACTCTGGAAACCCTGGGCTATCAGGTTGCCGTCAACGAACCCTACGCAGGTGTTGAACTTGTCAAAGCCTACAGCGATCCCTCTGAAAACCGGAACAGCCTGCAGATTGAGATCCGCCGAGATTTGTATATGGATGAAAAAACCCTCGAAAAGTCCGACAATTTCGAAAAATTGAAAAAAGATCTGGATATTCTGGTTCAAAAATTGGCTGAGTTCAGTCTGACAGCCTAA
- a CDS encoding YnbE family lipoprotein, whose protein sequence is MSKGKSVERSKLAALSMTAIGLMVVLQACTPTVKVQAPSEPITINLNIKLDAEVRLKIEENAKSDIKNNPEIF, encoded by the coding sequence ATGAGCAAAGGAAAGTCTGTGGAACGATCAAAACTTGCGGCCCTGTCGATGACTGCAATTGGACTGATGGTTGTCCTTCAGGCGTGTACGCCAACCGTCAAAGTTCAAGCGCCTTCAGAACCCATAACGATTAATTTGAACATTAAGCTGGATGCGGAAGTCCGCCTTAAAATTGAAGAAAATGCGAAAAGCGACATCAAAAATAATCCGGAGATTTTCTAA